From Microbacterium sp. 10M-3C3:
GACCTGCGCGAGGAGGTCGTCGAGCGACAGGAGCGTCACGCCCAGCTGTTGCGCGCGCGTGGCCGTGACGTACGGGTCGTAGGCGACGACGCGCATGTCGAAGGCCTGCAGGCGCGCGGCGATGAGGGCGCCGATGCGGCCGAGGCCGACGATGCCCACCGTCTTCTCGAACAGCTCGGTGCCGGTGAAGGCGCTGCGCTTCCACTGCCCCGCCGCGAGCGACGCGTGCGCGGCCGGGATGTGCCGCGCGAGGCTCAGGATGTGGCCGATCGTGAGCTCGGCCGCCGACACGATGTTCGAGGTCGGCGCGTTGACGACCATGACGCCCGCAGCGGTCGCTGCCTTGATGTCGACATTGTCGAGTCCGACGCCCGCACGGGCGACGACCTTCAGCGACGGGGCCGCCGCGAGGGCTTCGGCGTCGATCTTCGTCGCCGAGCGCACGAGTACGGCGTGCGCGTCGGCGAGGGCGGCCAGCAGCGCCGGACGGTCGGTGCCGTCGACGGAACGGACGTCGAAGTCGGGGCCGAGGGCCTCGATCGTCGCGGGGGAGAGTTCTTCGGCGATGAGGACGACGGGCTTCGTCACGGATGGATCCTTCGGGCGGGCGCACGGGTGGTCGGATGCCCCGCCACACACCGAGGGGGCGGGCCTCGGCCAGCCTAGCGCGGCCCGCGAGGGCGTCCTGACCGTGTGACGCCGGGGGTCAGCCGCCGTACAGCGCGTACGACGTCAGCGCGTACGACAGGATGTTCACCCAGAACACGGCCGACAGGGCGAGCCCGGTCAGCAGGATCAGCGCGAACGCGCCGGTGGGCCGGCGCCACCCGAGCGCGAAGGCGATGCCGAACGCGACGAGCGGGAACAGGATCGGCAGCGCGTGCACGAACCAGCCGAGGGCGCTGAGGCCGAGCGGTCCGGAGGCCTGGCGCACGAGCAGGTCGACGGCGCTCCACACGACGAAGGCGTAGAACAGCCCGAAGCCGCCGGCGACGGCGACGGTCACCCACACGGGGCGCGCCGGCTGCCGGGCGGCGCGGGCGGATGCGGCGGCGGTCATGCGAACGACCCCGTTCCGAGGAACGGCCACGGCACGAGCAGCACGACTCCGACGACGAGCCACGCGAACCGCACCCACGTGCGGGAGCGGCGGGTCAGGGCGTAGACCGTGCCGAACCACACCAGCGGGGCCGCCGCGGCGGCCAGGGTCAGCGTGACGAGGATCGGTGCGGCGACCGGCAGGGCGTCGGCGACCGCCTGCAGCCGGACGCTCACGATGAGCCAGCCGACGGAGAACAGGATGAAGGCCGCCGCGATCATGCCGATGCCGACGAGCGCAGCGTTGCCGAGCGGCTCGGGCGCCGGCGACGGCGGCGCGACGCGCTCGCTCCCCTTGCCCACGGCCGTGAAGCCGGTCGGCAGCGGCCTTGCCGGGGCTGCGGCGTCGCGCTGCGCGGGGCGGCGGGGCGCCGCATCCGGTCGCGGTGCGTTCTCGGCCTTGCCCGGATCGAGCGTCGGGTCGTCGTCGCCGTCCCACGACAGCGCGTCGTCGTCCCGGGGAGTGCTCACTCCCCCACCCTAAACCGGCGCTCCCCGAAGGCCCATACCGCTCCCTCCCGTCCGTTTCTCTCGGACCGCGGCTGGGGGGACGACGCGTCGACTCCCGCCCCCGCGCATCCGTTTCTCAGGAGATCCCGCGCGGCCAGCGGGATCCTGCGGGTGAGGCGGAGGCCGACCCCGGATTCCTGAGAAACGAACCTGACCGTCGTGCGCGGACGGAGACGGCGGATGCCCCGGGCCGCAGGGGTCCGGGGCATCCGCCGTTCGACGCGAAGAAGTCAGCGCGCGGCCGAGCCCTCGACGTAGTCGGAGTCGGTCTGCTTCCACGCGAACAGGGCGCGCAGCTCCTTGCCCGTGGCCTCGATCGGGTGACCCTGCTCCTTCTCGCGCAGCGCGAGGAACTCGGGCGCACCGGCGTCCTGGTCGGCGATGAAGCGCTGCGCGAAGGCGCCGGACTGGATGTCGGCGAGCACGGCCTTCATGTTCTCCTTCACCTCGGGCGAGATCACGCGCGGGCCGGAGACGTAGTCGCCGTACTCGGCGGTGTCGGAGATCGACCAGCGCTGCTTGGCGATGCCGCCCTCCCACATGAGGTCGACGATGAGCTTGAGCTCGTGCAGCACCTCGAAGTACGCGATCTCGGGCTGGTAGCCGGCCTCGGTCAGCGTCTCGAAGCCGTACTGCACGAGGTGGCTCATGCCACCGCACAGCACCGCCTGCTCGCCGAAGAGGTCGGTCTCGGTCTCCTCGGTGAACGTCGTCTTGATGACGCCGGCGCGCGTGCCGCCGATCGCCTTCGCGTACGACAGCGCGGTCGCCCAGGCCTGGCCCGACGCGTCGCGTTCGACCGCGATGATGTCGGGGATGCCGCGGCCCGCGACGAACTCGCGGCGCACGGTGTGGCCGGGGGCCTTCGGGGCGACGAGGATCACGTCGACGCCCTCGGGCGCGTCGATGTAGCCGAAGCGGATGTTGAACCCGTGCGCGAACGCGAGCGTCTTGCCCGGGGTCAGGCGCTCCTTGATCGACTCGCTGTAGATGCCGCGCTGGTGCTGGTCGGGCGCGAGGATCATGATGAGGTCGGCCCACTCGGTGGCGTCGGCGACCGACTTCACCTCGAAGCCGTCCTCCTGCGCCTTGGCGGCCGACTTCGAGCCGTCCTTCAGCGCGATCGCCACCTCGACGCCGGAGTCGCGGAGGTTCTGCGCGTGCGCGTGACCCTGCGATCCATATCCGACGATCGCGACCTTCTTGCTCTGGATGATCGAGAGGTCGGCATCGTCGTCGTAGAAGATCTCTGCCATTTGGGTGTTTCTCCTTGTCAGGGTGATGATCAGCCGCGCAGGACGCGCTCGGTGATGCTCTTGCCGCCGCGACCGATCGCGACGAGGCCGGATT
This genomic window contains:
- a CDS encoding bacitracin resistance protein, which gives rise to MTAAASARAARQPARPVWVTVAVAGGFGLFYAFVVWSAVDLLVRQASGPLGLSALGWFVHALPILFPLVAFGIAFALGWRRPTGAFALILLTGLALSAVFWVNILSYALTSYALYGG
- a CDS encoding DNA polymerase III subunit gamma/tau, translating into MSTPRDDDALSWDGDDDPTLDPGKAENAPRPDAAPRRPAQRDAAAPARPLPTGFTAVGKGSERVAPPSPAPEPLGNAALVGIGMIAAAFILFSVGWLIVSVRLQAVADALPVAAPILVTLTLAAAAAPLVWFGTVYALTRRSRTWVRFAWLVVGVVLLVPWPFLGTGSFA
- the ilvC gene encoding ketol-acid reductoisomerase, with the translated sequence MAEIFYDDDADLSIIQSKKVAIVGYGSQGHAHAQNLRDSGVEVAIALKDGSKSAAKAQEDGFEVKSVADATEWADLIMILAPDQHQRGIYSESIKERLTPGKTLAFAHGFNIRFGYIDAPEGVDVILVAPKAPGHTVRREFVAGRGIPDIIAVERDASGQAWATALSYAKAIGGTRAGVIKTTFTEETETDLFGEQAVLCGGMSHLVQYGFETLTEAGYQPEIAYFEVLHELKLIVDLMWEGGIAKQRWSISDTAEYGDYVSGPRVISPEVKENMKAVLADIQSGAFAQRFIADQDAGAPEFLALREKEQGHPIEATGKELRALFAWKQTDSDYVEGSAAR